Genomic segment of Mycolicibacterium psychrotolerans:
GATCACGTCCAGGCCGAGGTCGGCGCACAACCCGACCACCGAGCGGTACAACGTCAGATCGCGGGCGGCCACCGATCCGACCGCGAGACTGCGATCGAGCTTGACGATGCCGACCGGCAGCGCGTGCAGGTAGGTCAGCGAGTTGTAGCCGGCGCCGAAGTCGTCGAGCGCGACCCGGACCCCAGTGGCGTTGAGGCGTTCGATCTGCGCCGCGGCGTCGGCCAGGTCGACGATCGGCAGCGTCTCGGTGATCTCGAGGACGAGCCGTTCGGGGTCGATCCGGCAGGTCGAGAGGGTGCTTCGGACGTCGTCCTCGAAGCCGGGGTTGCCCAACCGGGCGGCACCGACGTTCACGTGGATGTCCACGTCCAAACCGGAGGCCGCGACCTCCTGACAGGCCAGGCGCAGCACCAACCCGTCGAGCGCCGCCCCCAGGCCCGCGGCTTCGGCGGCCGCGACGAAGGTCTCGGGCGGGATCTGGATCCCGTTGGGCGCGGTCCAGCGCGCCAACGCCTCGACCGCCACCAGCGTCTCGTCGGGCAGTCGCACCACCGGCTGGAAGCACAGGCTGAAGCCGGCGGGCACACCGTCGGCAGCGCTGCGCAGCGTGGTGGCGAAGTCGGCCCGCACCCCCGCCGAGGGTTGATACACCACCGCCGTGTTCTTGCCCAGCCGCTTGCCCGCGTACATCGAGATGTCGGCCTGGCGCAGAAGATCGTCGGACGTGAGGGCACTCGGCCCGACATCCGCGCGCACCAGCCCCATGCTCGCGCGCACCCGCAGTGACGACCCGTGCAGCAGGAACGGATCGCGCAGCGCCACCCGGAGCCGGTCGGCAACCACCTCGGGGTTCTGCCTCTCCCCGTCGATCAGGATCGCGAACTCGTCGCCGCCGATGCGGGCCAGCGTGTCGGCGTCGCTGACGCACCGCCGCAGGCGCTCCCCCACGGCGCACAGCAGGTCGTCTCCGGCGGCATGGCCGAACCGGTCGTTGACGTCCTTGAAGTCGTCGAGGTCGACGAAGATCAGCACGAACCGACCGTGGTTCATCGCCTCTTGTAGCCGCTGGGCGAACAACAACCGGTTGGGCAGACCGGTCAGGGAGTCGTGCAGCACCTGATGGGCCAACCGGCGTTGCGCGTCATAGAGCCGACGCGTCAGCAGCCGCTGCTGCCCCATCGCGACGACCTGCCGCGCAGCGACCAGTACGACCATCGCCACCGTGGTCCCCACCACCACCGGCCCCAGCACATTGCCGGTCAACACGTGGAACGCCAGCAGCACCGTGATGCCGAGGAACCCCGAGTACGGCAGGACCAGCTGCGTCCAGTCGATCAGTCGCGACCCCTGCGTCTCCGGTGCAGACGGCTCCCTGTCCCGCATGGACAGCGCGACGAACAGCGGCCCGAGGGCGAGGCCGAGCTCGCCCCAGAGCGTGGCGCTGTCGAAGCCGACCGCGCCGAAGTACGCGATGATCCTGTCGGACGCCGCGATCAGCACGAGGCCGCTGCCCAGTTGCAGGTAGTTCACCCGGTAGGGGTGCTCGGCCCGGTAGACCATTCCGGTCACCGCGCCGACGACGACCAGCACGAGTTCGGCGACGCCATAGGACATTTCGACCACCGGGTGCCCCGACCGCGGGAACGACGTGGTCGACACCGTGCCGAGACCGAAAATCATCAGGATCGCGAACGACGTCGCCGCCACCATGCCGTCCAGCAGGGTCAGGACGGCGGCATGCCTCATCGAGCCGTCCTCGGGTAGGCCGACCCGGCCGCAGGTGCGCGCCAGCACGACCACCGAGGCCAGTGCGAGAATCGGGAACAGCCAGTACAACGTCACCCAGACCGGCGCCCACTTCCCGTCGGCGAGCCACCAGACGAGCTGGCCGGCGAGCACGGTTCCGACGGCGCCGACCGCGAGCAGGCGCCACCACCGCGCGACACCGTGAACGCGGCGCGACTCGAACAGCCCGTAACGACGGCACCGATCCCCGAGCAACACTGCGCGACGGCGGCGATCCAGTGGGCGGT
This window contains:
- a CDS encoding putative bifunctional diguanylate cyclase/phosphodiesterase; translation: MLLGDRCRRYGLFESRRVHGVARWWRLLAVGAVGTVLAGQLVWWLADGKWAPVWVTLYWLFPILALASVVVLARTCGRVGLPEDGSMRHAAVLTLLDGMVAATSFAILMIFGLGTVSTTSFPRSGHPVVEMSYGVAELVLVVVGAVTGMVYRAEHPYRVNYLQLGSGLVLIAASDRIIAYFGAVGFDSATLWGELGLALGPLFVALSMRDREPSAPETQGSRLIDWTQLVLPYSGFLGITVLLAFHVLTGNVLGPVVVGTTVAMVVLVAARQVVAMGQQRLLTRRLYDAQRRLAHQVLHDSLTGLPNRLLFAQRLQEAMNHGRFVLIFVDLDDFKDVNDRFGHAAGDDLLCAVGERLRRCVSDADTLARIGGDEFAILIDGERQNPEVVADRLRVALRDPFLLHGSSLRVRASMGLVRADVGPSALTSDDLLRQADISMYAGKRLGKNTAVVYQPSAGVRADFATTLRSAADGVPAGFSLCFQPVVRLPDETLVAVEALARWTAPNGIQIPPETFVAAAEAAGLGAALDGLVLRLACQEVAASGLDVDIHVNVGAARLGNPGFEDDVRSTLSTCRIDPERLVLEITETLPIVDLADAAAQIERLNATGVRVALDDFGAGYNSLTYLHALPVGIVKLDRSLAVGSVAARDLTLYRSVVGLCADLGLDVIAEGIESPEQAATILAAGCRFAQGHLFGRPAPIADIVAEYGDLAPIVRPGRLDAA